From Paenibacillus sp. PK3_47, the proteins below share one genomic window:
- a CDS encoding MFS transporter, with product MKGKKGALIALASIPLIMTLGNSMLLPVLPQISKELGINAFKVSMIITVYGLIAIVMIPVAGYLSDRYGRKIVILPALILAALGGAVCVLAAWFMDGVSAYWVILAGRLLQGIGAAGAFPIVIPFVGDLFKDEKEVSKGLGIIETSNTFGKVLSPILGAYLGTILWYAPFIAIPILCLFSFVLVIFLVKKPKKEEAPEPKSLRQFLSEIKEILHEKGRWLYAIFAIGGICMFVTFAVLFYLSETLESKYNLHGAAKGFVLAIPLALLCLASYGTGKVIGQNKKLMKWLGFGGMALLTAAMVVTGFYSGIYFMVGLLSLSGIGIGIALPCMDALITEGIDKENRGTITSLYSSMRFIGVALGPPVVSLLMPSGHWALFGTMAAVGAVGGLLTLFAVKPSSGEKGKSGGTRNRRPASVTGKLVIRQKAR from the coding sequence ATGAAAGGGAAAAAAGGGGCTTTAATCGCGCTTGCCTCCATACCGCTGATCATGACGCTCGGGAATTCAATGTTGCTGCCGGTTCTTCCGCAAATTTCGAAAGAGCTCGGTATTAACGCATTCAAGGTCAGTATGATTATTACGGTATATGGGCTTATTGCTATTGTAATGATTCCGGTTGCAGGTTATTTGTCCGACCGCTACGGTCGCAAAATCGTCATTCTTCCGGCTCTGATCCTTGCTGCTCTGGGGGGGGCAGTCTGTGTCCTGGCCGCATGGTTTATGGATGGCGTATCCGCATACTGGGTAATCCTTGCCGGGCGTCTGCTTCAGGGGATCGGAGCGGCAGGCGCATTCCCGATCGTCATTCCGTTTGTCGGAGATCTGTTCAAGGATGAAAAGGAGGTCAGTAAGGGACTGGGGATTATCGAGACCTCGAATACCTTCGGGAAGGTGCTCAGTCCGATTCTGGGCGCATATTTGGGTACTATTTTGTGGTATGCGCCTTTTATAGCTATCCCGATCCTGTGTCTCTTTTCCTTTGTGCTGGTCATATTTCTGGTCAAAAAGCCGAAGAAGGAAGAGGCGCCGGAGCCCAAGAGCTTACGGCAGTTTTTATCGGAAATCAAAGAAATTCTGCATGAAAAAGGCCGCTGGCTGTATGCCATCTTTGCCATTGGCGGAATCTGCATGTTTGTTACCTTTGCGGTGCTGTTCTATTTATCCGAGACGCTGGAGTCGAAATACAATCTTCACGGTGCGGCCAAAGGATTCGTGCTGGCTATTCCGCTGGCGCTGCTCTGTCTGGCCTCCTATGGAACAGGTAAGGTCATCGGGCAAAATAAGAAGCTGATGAAATGGCTGGGCTTTGGCGGAATGGCATTGCTTACCGCAGCTATGGTTGTCACGGGCTTTTACAGCGGTATTTATTTTATGGTCGGATTATTGAGCTTAAGCGGAATCGGAATCGGTATTGCCCTGCCTTGTATGGATGCGCTGATTACAGAGGGAATTGATAAAGAGAACCGCGGAACGATCACCTCCCTGTACAGCAGCATGAGATTCATCGGGGTGGCCCTGGGACCTCCTGTCGTTTCCCTTCTGATGCCCAGCGGGCATTGGGCGCTGTTCGGGACTATGGCTGCCGTGGGCGCTGTCGGCGGATTATTGACATTATTCGCGGTAAAACCGAGCTCGGGAGAAAAGGGGAAAAGCGGCGGTACACGAAACAGAAGGCCGGCCTCAGTTACAGGAAAGCTTGTTATCAGACAGAAAGCCCGCTGA
- a CDS encoding ribonuclease J, which yields MRMSGNRLWIAALGGVHEIGKNMYLLQYAEDIIVIDCGSKFPDESLLGIDLIIPDIAYLLSNADKVRALVVTHGHEDHIGGIPYLLKQLNIPVYASRLTLGLIENKLKEHGLLRQTELHTIDADSALNFGSITTTFFKTNHSIPDCLGVVFDTPEGTVVHTGDFKFDMTPVNRQYPDIHKMAEIGKKGVRFLLSESTNAERPGFTPSERLVGGHMEEAFQKAERRIFVSTFASNVHRLQQIVDAAALTGRKLALLGRSMVNVVGVAQELGYLNVPEGMLVETAEAAKLEPERIAVLCTGSQGEPMAALSRLANSSHRQLAIEAGDTVLIAANPIPGNERNVARIVDNLYILGAKVIYGSRSELHVSGHGSQEELKLMLTLMKPEYFIPIHGEYRMLHHHSLLAEAVGVDSSKIFILRNGDIVESSGGTVRQPARLPAGQILVDGLGIGDIGNVVLRDRRQLSADGILITVITLSQNDGRLLNEPDTISRGFVYIRNSETLIEEINQLVTATLNKMNKNDLGQWNVMKSTIKDTLGKFLYEKTKRRPMILPIIIEV from the coding sequence ATGCGAATGTCTGGAAACCGGCTTTGGATTGCGGCATTAGGCGGAGTACATGAGATTGGCAAAAACATGTATCTTCTGCAATACGCCGAAGATATTATTGTCATAGATTGCGGATCAAAATTTCCGGATGAAAGCCTGCTTGGCATAGATCTGATCATTCCCGATATTGCCTATCTGCTCAGCAATGCCGACAAGGTTCGTGCACTGGTGGTCACACACGGCCATGAGGATCATATCGGCGGCATCCCCTATCTGCTGAAGCAGCTCAATATACCGGTCTATGCTTCACGCCTGACCCTGGGACTGATCGAGAACAAGCTGAAGGAGCATGGCCTTCTTCGCCAGACAGAGCTGCATACGATTGATGCAGATTCTGCACTGAATTTCGGCTCAATTACCACTACCTTCTTCAAAACTAACCACAGTATTCCTGACTGCCTGGGCGTCGTATTTGATACACCGGAGGGAACCGTTGTTCATACAGGCGATTTTAAATTTGATATGACCCCGGTGAACCGGCAGTACCCGGATATTCACAAAATGGCGGAAATCGGCAAAAAGGGCGTCAGATTTCTGCTCTCTGAGAGCACCAATGCAGAACGTCCCGGCTTCACCCCTTCCGAGCGGCTGGTAGGAGGCCATATGGAGGAAGCGTTCCAGAAGGCGGAGCGGCGGATTTTCGTATCCACCTTCGCCTCCAATGTCCACCGGCTGCAGCAGATTGTGGATGCGGCGGCCCTTACCGGCCGCAAGCTGGCTCTGCTCGGCCGCAGCATGGTCAACGTCGTCGGAGTCGCCCAGGAGCTGGGATACCTGAACGTTCCTGAAGGCATGCTGGTGGAAACGGCGGAAGCAGCCAAGCTGGAACCTGAGAGAATTGCCGTGCTTTGTACCGGCAGCCAGGGCGAGCCGATGGCCGCGCTATCCCGGCTGGCGAATTCAAGCCACAGGCAGCTTGCAATTGAAGCCGGGGACACGGTGCTGATTGCCGCGAACCCGATTCCCGGCAATGAGCGCAACGTGGCCCGGATTGTAGATAATCTGTACATTCTCGGGGCGAAGGTGATTTACGGCTCCAGAAGTGAGCTGCATGTCTCGGGTCATGGCAGCCAGGAAGAGCTCAAGCTGATGCTGACGCTCATGAAGCCGGAATATTTCATTCCGATTCATGGTGAATACCGCATGCTGCATCACCACAGCCTGCTCGCAGAAGCAGTCGGCGTGGACAGCAGCAAAATCTTCATCCTGAGAAACGGGGATATCGTGGAGTCGAGCGGCGGGACCGTCCGCCAGCCTGCCCGGCTGCCTGCCGGACAGATTCTCGTTGACGGGCTGGGCATTGGCGATATCGGCAATGTCGTACTGCGCGACCGCAGACAGCTGTCTGCCGACGGTATCCTGATTACAGTGATCACCTTGAGCCAGAATGACGGCAGACTATTGAACGAGCCGGATACCATCTCCAGAGGCTTTGTATACATCCGCAATTCCGAAACCCTGATCGAGGAGATCAACCAGCTGGTTACCGCTACGCTGAACAAAATGAACAAAAATGACCTCGGGCAATGGAATGTCATGAAATCGACGATCAAGGATACGCTGGGCAAATTCCTGTATGAAAAAACGAAACGCCGGCCGATGATTCTCCCCATTATTATTGAAGTGTAA
- a CDS encoding DUF3231 family protein, with translation MTGILGGNPKDEPLHYGEIFGIWSASTMAKGAVSCYRAYLNHAGDHDLKKILGQLIDQAELEISECDTLLNDNGIAAAPAMPHRPEVKLEDIPVGARFADQEIAAKIAAETAAGLVACSQVMGQAIREDVGALFGKYHATKAALGMKILHMNKKKGWLIPPPLQIKRPEAVEA, from the coding sequence ATGACTGGAATTTTAGGCGGTAATCCCAAAGACGAACCCTTGCATTACGGAGAAATTTTCGGCATCTGGTCAGCCTCTACAATGGCGAAGGGCGCAGTGTCCTGTTACCGTGCCTACTTGAACCATGCCGGGGACCACGATCTGAAGAAAATTCTCGGCCAGCTGATCGATCAGGCGGAGCTGGAAATCAGCGAGTGTGACACGCTGCTGAATGACAACGGCATTGCCGCTGCTCCTGCAATGCCGCACAGACCCGAAGTCAAGCTTGAGGATATTCCGGTCGGCGCCAGATTTGCAGACCAGGAAATCGCTGCAAAAATCGCTGCTGAAACAGCAGCCGGCCTGGTTGCCTGCAGCCAGGTGATGGGCCAGGCCATCCGCGAGGATGTCGGGGCGCTGTTTGGCAAATATCATGCGACCAAAGCCGCGCTGGGGATGAAAATCCTGCACATGAACAAGAAAAAAGGCTGGCTGATTCCTCCGCCGCTTCAAATTAAGCGTCCGGAAGCCGTTGAAGCCTAA
- a CDS encoding YitT family protein, protein MSNTAARFSLYVSGIIILSLGITLTIQSSLGVSPYDALLVGLSQQAGLTIGSWEVILAFIMIFSNALMVRQMPEFSGLLTAFITGLGIDLWHLLVTVVLQPEHLIGRISCLAAGLVLIGLGTAVYLHARFAPIPLDRLMLILRQKTGMSILSARTAIYVVFLAMAALLQGPIGPGTLATVLLGGPLLNLFMPYIGSRLKLYSASGKTGRVS, encoded by the coding sequence ATGAGTAACACTGCGGCCAGATTCAGCCTTTATGTATCCGGCATTATCATACTCTCCCTCGGGATTACCCTTACAATCCAGTCCTCCCTCGGTGTATCGCCATATGATGCTCTGCTGGTGGGTTTGTCACAACAAGCCGGACTGACCATAGGCAGCTGGGAGGTCATTCTGGCGTTTATCATGATTTTCAGCAATGCGCTGATGGTCAGGCAGATGCCTGAATTTTCAGGGCTGCTTACCGCTTTTATTACCGGTCTCGGCATTGATCTGTGGCATCTGCTGGTTACCGTTGTGCTGCAGCCAGAGCATTTGATCGGCAGGATCAGTTGTCTGGCAGCAGGGCTTGTGCTGATCGGGCTGGGAACGGCTGTCTACCTGCATGCCCGGTTTGCACCGATTCCGCTGGACCGGCTGATGTTAATTCTGCGCCAAAAGACCGGGATGAGCATTCTGAGCGCAAGAACTGCGATTTATGTAGTTTTTCTGGCCATGGCCGCGCTGCTGCAAGGGCCGATAGGACCCGGGACACTGGCTACTGTCCTGCTGGGCGGTCCGCTCCTCAATCTGTTCATGCCGTATATCGGCTCCAGGCTCAAGCTGTATTCCGCATCCGGCAAAACGGGCCGGGTATCTTAG